From Pagrus major chromosome 9, Pma_NU_1.0, the proteins below share one genomic window:
- the faima gene encoding fas apoptotic inhibitory molecule a, with protein MSNDLAGVWEVALSDGVHRIEFEHGTTTGKRVIYVDGKEILRRDWMFKLVGKETFSVGRSDTKATINIDAVSGFAYEYTLEINGKSLKKYMENRSKVTSTWVLNLDGTDCRVVLEKDTMDVWCNGQNIETAGEFVDDGTETHFTLGDHNCCVKAVSSGKRRDGIIHTLLVDGTEIAECTE; from the exons ATGTCGAATGATCTTGCTGGCGTGTGGGAGGTGGCACTGAGCGATGGAGTCCACAGGATAGAGTTTGAACACGGCACGACCACCGGAAAGAGGGTCATCTACGTTGATGGAAAG GAGATCCTGAGACGAGACTGGATGTTCAAGCTCGTGGGGAAGGAGACGTTCAGTGTGGGCAGGTCGGACACCAAAGCGACCATCAACATTGATGCAGTCAGCGGTTTTGCCTACGAGTACACCTTGGAGATTAATGGGAAGAGCCTGAAGAAGTACATGGAgaacaggtcaaaggtcaccagCACGTGGGTTCTCAACCTGGACGGCACTGACTGCAGGGTGGTCCTGG AGAAAGACACCATGGATGTTTGGTGTAATGGACAAAACATAGAGACTGCA GGGGAGTTTGTTGACGATggcacagaaacacatttcacactCGGAGACCACAACTGCTGCGTGAAGGCTGTGAGCAGCGGGAAGAGACGAGACGGGATCATTCACACGCTGCTGGTGGACGGCACAGAGATAGCTGAGTGCACAGAGTGA